Proteins encoded together in one Penicillium digitatum chromosome 1, complete sequence window:
- a CDS encoding C6 transcription factor, putative, with protein MSEASDKAQPGWRIARACQECRKRKIKCNGLTPCKTCQLRNTPCVYRDYIRHRRKKHEYGEVGERSLPRQGSPSGVPPLGQRTASAMNDFPNSVSATHTASPSCRMQLYYGPTSYFSLMQHIYQDLISNPTSRPEPSGGVEEAGAGLDLFSFRRIFFGTPDCHEKKKSLGKGDLPMMFLPYDLAKLFLSRYLSSLYHLIPLRPKFYYEQCLHRLYNSSPADCLDTPTQSIILLAMASAALGTDHSAWGDVLFERVKASLTAFDDVLFDLFED; from the exons ATGTCTGAGGCCTCGGATAAAGCTCAACCGGGTTGGCGAATCGCTCGCGCTTGCCAGGAATGCCGCAAACGTAAAATAAAATGCAATGGCCTGACCCC GTGCAAAACTTGCCAATTGCGCAATACACCTTGTGTATACAGAGATTACATTCGTCATCGCCGAAAGAAACATGAGTACGGGGAAGTCGGCGAGAGGAGTTTACCTCGTCAGGGGTCCCCGAGTGGAGTTCCACCATTGGGGCAGCGCACAGCCTCTGCCATGAATGACTTCCCAAATAGTGTTTCTGCAACACATACGGCATCACCGTCATGCCGGATGCAACTATACTATGGTCCCACATCTTATTTCTCTCTCATGCAGCATATCTACCAAGATCTCATCTCCAATCCTACCTCCCGACCTGAACCCTCTGGCGGGGTTGAGGAAGCTGGAGCTGGCTTGGACTTGTTTAGCTTCCGACGCATCTTTTTCGGAACCCCAGACTGTcatgagaaaaaaaagtctctCGGGAAAGGGGACTTGCCTATGATGTTCCTGCCGTACGACCTGGCTAAGCTTTTTCTGTCGCGATATTTATCCAGCCTTTATCATCTGATCCCACTTCGCCCCAAGTTCTATTATGAGCAATGTCTACACAGACTATACAACTCTTCGCCCGCAGATTGTCTAGATACTCCCACACAATCGATCATTCTACTTGCCATGGCAAGCGCGGCACTTGGTACGGATCATTCTGCCTGGGGCGATGTGCTGTTCGAGCGTGTGAAGGCTTCGTTGACTGCGTTTGATGACGTG
- a CDS encoding Major facilitator superfamily domain, general substrate transporter encodes MYLSCFIDRANVGNAKLAGFDEDLGLVGHDYNAVLSIFFIAYIIFEIPSNLMCKFVGPGWWLPVITLGFGICSVATAFVNDMASASGVRFLLGAFEAGLMPGIAYYLSRWYRRGELAFRLSLYIVMAPLAGAFGGLLASGILKLDHFGSLRSWRMIFAIEGIITIGIGLIAFLTLTDRPETAKWLSQEEKDLAIARVKLERVGATEVLDKLDVAKTLRGVFSPVTLVTGMIFMLDNITVQGLGFFAPTIVKTIYPNGSAVSQQLHTVPPYVIGAFFTLLFPYLSWRFDHRLIFFIISPPLMMTGYVMFLASEDSMLRYGATFFIASGAFSFGALCTASASANVISDTARSSAIGTMVMFGNIGGLISTWSFLPFDGPNYPIGNGLNLATSSVTLLLGAGLWAYITWDNRRRARVDVHSALAGLSQQQIQDLDWRNPGFRWRP; translated from the exons ATGTATCTCTCGTGCTTCATCGATCGAGCCAATGTTG GCAACGCTAAACTGGCCGGATTCGATGAGGACCTTGGCCTCGTAGGCCATGATTACAACGCCGTGCTCTCGATCTTCTTTATCGCATACATTATTTTTGAAATCCCTAGCAACCTCATGTGCAAATTTGTCGGGCCTGGATGGTGGCTTCCAGTAATAACATTGGGATTTGGTATCTGTTCGGTCGCCACAGCTTTTGTGAATGATATGGCAAGCGCATCTGGTGTGCGCTTTCTTTTGGG TGCGTTCGAGGCAGGACTCATGCCTGGGATTGCATACTATCTCTCACGTTGGTATCGACGAGGTGAGCTTGCCTTCCGCCTGTCTTTGTATATCGTCATGGCTCCCCTCGCTGGAGCGTTCGGTGGCCTTCTGGCCTCAGGCATTCTCAAGCTTGATCATTTCGGTTCTCTCCGTAGCTGGCGTATGATCTTCGCGATTGAGGGCATCATCACTATTGGAATCGGTCTCATCGCATTCTTGACATTGACTGACCGACCTGAGACAGCCAAATGGCTCTCCCAGGAAGAGAAGGATTTGGCCATTGCCCGTGTCAAATTGGAACGTGTTGGCGCGACAGAGGTTCTTGACAAGCTTGATGTAGCCAAGACACTGCGCGGCGTCTTCAGCCCAGTTACGCTCGTGACCGGGATGATTTTCATGTTAGATAACATTACCGTTCAGGGTCTAGGATTCTTTGCGCCTACCATTGTCAAAACCATCTACCCTAATGGCAGTGCAGTGTCTCAACAACTGCACACTGTGCCTCCGTATGTTATTGGTGCATTTTTCACTTTGCTATTCCCCTATCTCAGTTGGCGATTTGACCATCGCCTTAtattcttcatcatcagccCGCCGCTTATGATGACTG GTTATGTCATGTTCCTAGCTAGCGAAGACAGTATGTTAAGATACGGGGCCACCTTTTTTATTGCCTCCGGGGCCTTTTCCTTTGGCGCCTTGTGTACTGCAAGCGCATCGGCGAATGTCATCTCCGATACCGCAAGATCTTCGGCCATTGGAACCATGGTGATGTTTGGAAACATCGGTGGGCTTATCAGCACTTGGTCATTTTTACCTTTTGATGGGCCCAACTATCCGATTGGTAATGGGCTCAACTTGGCAACTTCGAGCGTCACTTTACTTCTTGGGGCCGGCCTATGGGCTTATATTACATGGGACAATCGGCGCCGTGCGCGCGTCGACGTTCACAGCGCCTTGGCGGGACTTTCCCAGCAACAGATTCAGGATCTGGACTGGCGCAATCCTGGATTTCGCTGGCGACCTTAG